The genomic window CGCATTTTCGTCGGGCTTGCAGGCCGTCGATTCAGTCGTTTGTGCCGCAGCCGAAAGAACGTAGACGACTGAGCCAAATAGAATCTCACCCTCCCCCTGGGGGCTCTTCGTCGGTTTTAGTGGCTGAAATCGGGTTCCATCTTTAGGGCCCCACAATAAAACAAGATGCGGGTGCGGTAGTTCTCGAAGTTGCGAAAGCCGCGGGCCGCCGACTTGATGGCCTGCACTCGACCGTTGAAGGCCTCACTTTTGGCATTGGTGATGGAGTACTCGAAATAGGCCAGCAAGCCGGCGAGGTGTTTCTTGAGCATTCTCGCAACCTTCTTGATCGGATCGAGTTTGCTACGAATGGCCCATGCGTACCAACGGTCAAAGAACTTCTTCGCCCAAGCGCCGCTGCGGTATGTCCAGAAGTCACGAAACATCTCCTTGATTCCCCACGCACGTGCCGTCTTGATCGCGACTTGCCGAATGTCTTCGATTTGCTTTTGCGTGGCATCATCAAGAGTCTCCTCGTTGTAGAGCCAAAGTTGACGCGTACCCGTCAGGTCATTAATGCCTTCGCTTCGGAGCAGTTTGTTCTCTCGGCGTCGAACCAGATCGACCGCTTCGCCGAGGTATTGGCTGATGTGGAAATGGTCGTGAACGATCTTCGCCTGGGGAACTTGTTTGACAATGCTGTTTCGAAAAGCTTGCCAGAAGTCCACGGCGACTGCCCGAATGCCCGATTTTTGCTCATCGGTGAGACTGTCAAAGAGTTTGTCACAAGATGTCTCGCTGCGGTCTTTGACGACTTCCAGCACTCGCGATCCTTCCAGGTCAACCATCAGCGACACGTAGTCCTGACCTTTGCCAAAGCTCTTTTCATCAATGCCCAGGGTTTCAATCGGATCGGTATCACGACGCTGTAGTCCTCGCTCAACCCCGCGTTGCATGAGCTCGTGAGCGGTCTTCCAAGAGAGCTTCAGTAACTTGGTCGCCGCCGAAACGCTGCTAGCCGCATGAAGGACTTTGATCGCAAAAGCTTCAAACATCAGCGTGAATCGAGAGTGCTTCGCTGCCCAGGGGACGGCAATCGTTTTCACACCGCACCGATCGCATTTTGAACGAGGAATTGCCGCTTCGATAATGGTCTCGAACTGCATCGTGTCCAAGTGCCTCCACTGACGCGTTGGCGCGGTATCCGCACGAGAGCATTCGTCCTGGCACTCGGGGCAGCAGAGCTTGCCGCCAGAGTGCCGCAATTGGATGACGACACTATTGGCCTCCATCTGAAGGTCAACGTTCTGGACCTGCCACTGGTCATCAAGTCCCAGCAGCAAACGATAGTGGGCATGTAGTTCATTCATGCTGCCATCATAGAAAATCCAAGACAGCTCGGACATTAGCCACTAAATTAGACGAAGGGCCCCCCCTGGGAGGGTCGCGAGGAACGAGCGGGGAGGGCGAGTTGGATTTGCAGGTCGTTAGAGGCGTTTCCCGCAGCCGCAAAACCCTCCCCTCGCTAAGGCTCGACCCTCCCGGAGGGAGGGTGAAGGAAGATGTGTAGGGCTCCCCCACGCTCTGGCGAGCGTAGCTACGGAGCGGACTAATTGCGGCCGATGGCATCCAGGGTGGCCGTGTACAAACTGCGTTTGCTCTTCTTGGGCACGGCGATCGGTTTGGGATTCAAGTCATAGGGAATCCCATCCACGTGATTGGCTTTCAGGGCGATGTGGCGTCCGTCGGGCGTTCGCATCATGTTTTGTCCCGCACAGTATTTCCTCATCACCGCTTGGATTTTCGGATCGTACTGGAATCCGCCGTTGGCGTTTTGCACGCCCAGGTTGTCAAAGCTGCCGATGGCGACCAACGAGCGATTGCGATCATGATACTCGTACGCTTCGACGCCCTTCTTCCGTAGCGCCGTCACCATGCGGTGAGCCTGATTAGCGTACTCGTTCAGGCGGTCGGCCGAAGG from Roseimaritima ulvae includes these protein-coding regions:
- a CDS encoding ISL3 family transposase, translated to MSELSWIFYDGSMNELHAHYRLLLGLDDQWQVQNVDLQMEANSVVIQLRHSGGKLCCPECQDECSRADTAPTRQWRHLDTMQFETIIEAAIPRSKCDRCGVKTIAVPWAAKHSRFTLMFEAFAIKVLHAASSVSAATKLLKLSWKTAHELMQRGVERGLQRRDTDPIETLGIDEKSFGKGQDYVSLMVDLEGSRVLEVVKDRSETSCDKLFDSLTDEQKSGIRAVAVDFWQAFRNSIVKQVPQAKIVHDHFHISQYLGEAVDLVRRRENKLLRSEGINDLTGTRQLWLYNEETLDDATQKQIEDIRQVAIKTARAWGIKEMFRDFWTYRSGAWAKKFFDRWYAWAIRSKLDPIKKVARMLKKHLAGLLAYFEYSITNAKSEAFNGRVQAIKSAARGFRNFENYRTRILFYCGALKMEPDFSH